CATGCGGACATGAGTCCGCCCGCAGGGGCAGGGTTCGTCATGGAGGATGGTCACGTCGCGGGTACGGTAGCGCAGGAGGGGGAAGCCCTCCTTGGTCAGGGTGGTGATCACCAGTTCGCCCTTTTCCCCGTACGGGAGAGGCTCTCCGGTCTCCGGGTCGATAATCTCGGGCAGGAAGTGGTCGTCCCAGACGTGCAGGCCCTGCTTGTAGGGGCACTCCATCGCCACCCCGGGCCCCATAATCTCGCTCAGGCCGTAGATGTCCATAGCGACGATGCCCAGCTTCTTTTCAATCTCCCGTCCCAGGTTGGTCGACCAGGGCTCGGCGCCGAAGATGCCGACCCGCAGGCGAAGCCGCGAGCGCTCCACCTCGAGGTCGTCGATGACCTCGGCCAGGTGCAGGGCGTAGGACGGGGTACAGGCCAGGGCGGTCACGCCGAAGTCCCCCATCAACATCACCTGGCGCCTGGTGTTGCCGACCGACATAGGGATGACGGTGGCTCCCACTTTTTCGGATCCGTAATGGAGTCCGAGGCCCCCGGTAAAGAGGCCGTAGCCGTAGGCATTCTGAATGACGTCGTCGGCACCGACACCGGCGGCCGAGAGGGAACGGGCCATCACCTCGGACCAGGTTTCGATATCGGCCCGCGTATAACCTACGACGGTCGGCTTGCCGGTTGTCCCGGAGGAGGCATGGATACGGACGATATCCTTCAAGCGGGCGGCAAACAGGCCGAAAGGATAACTGGCACGGAGGTCGTCCTTCGTCGTCAAGGGCAGTCGCGGCAGGTCGTCCAGGCTCTTGATGTCCCCGGGACGCAGGCCGTGTTCGCGGAGCGCCCGTTGGTAGTGGGGTACCGTTTCGTACACACGCCGCACCAGGGCCTGTAACCTCTCCAGCTGGATTTTTCGGCGCTCGCCCGCCGGTAGGCATTCCATTTCCCGGGTCCAGTACACTGGGTCTCTACCTCCTCGTCTCCTAGTTTCTTTTATCGATGACCCGGCGTGCTTTGCCCGTGGTTCGTTCCAGGGAACGGTATTCGACGAGTTTCACGCGCGGGGTCAGGCTCAGGACGGCCTGCAGGCGGTTGCGCACGGCGGCTTCCAGCACCTCCAGGTCACGGTATTCGCCCGTAAAGTAATCGGCCGCCAGTTCCACCTGGACCTCCAGGTCGTCCAGGAAGTTCTTCCGGTCGACCACCATCAAGTATTCCGGGCCGACACCGGGGATGTCGCTGATGACCTCGGCGACCTGGGACGGGAAGACGTTGACGCCGCGAATGATCAGCATATCGTCGGTACGCCCGCTTGTCCTCTGCATTCTTACGGTGGTCCGGCCGCAGGCGCACGGAGCGTAGTCGAGGCGGGTAATGTCACGGGTACGGTAGCGCAAAAGCGGCAGGGCCTCTTTCGTCAAGGTAGTGATGACCAGTTCCCCTTCCTCTCCGGGGGGCAGGGGTTCCCCGGTTTCCGGGTCGATGATTTCGGGGATAAAGTGGTCCTCTGCGATGTGCATTCCGCAGGCCAGATGGCATTCCCCGGCGACGCCGGGGCCCGTCAACTCGCTCATCCCGTAGTTGTCGGTGGCTTTCATTCCCCATCGCCGCTCGATGGCGGCGCGCATACCCTCGGACCATGGCTCGCCGCCGAAAAGACCCAGGCGAACCCTGAGATGGCGCGGGTCGATGCCCGTTTCCTCCATCTGTTCGGCCATGTAGAGGGCATAAGAGGGGGTGCTCACGAGGGCCGTCGTGCCAAAATCCTGCATCAGCCGGATTTGCCGGGCGGTGTTGCCGGCCGAGGCCGGGATGACGGTCGCCCCGACGCGCTCGAGACCGTAGTGAAGGCCGAAGCCTCCTGTGAAAAGGCCGTAGCTGAAACAGATCTGCACGGTGTCGCGGGGAGTGACGCCGGCCAGGATGGCTACGCGTGCGACGAGGTCGGACCAGGTGGCGAGGTCTTTTCTCGTGTATCCGACGACGGTCGGCCGCCCGGTGGTCCCGGAGGAGGCGTGGATGCGCACCAGCTTCTCGCGCGGTACGGCAAAAAGGCCGAAGGGGTAATTATCACGCAGGTCGGCCTTGGTGGTGAAGGGCAGAAGACGGATATCGTCAAGGCTCTTAATGGCATTGGGTTTAAGGCCCCGTTCCCCCAACAGGCGGCGGTAAAAGGGCACCTGCTGGTAAACGCGGCGTACCACCGTCCGCAGCCGTTCCAGTTGCAGCCGTTCCAGGTCTTCACGGGGCAGGGTCTCAATGCGGTCCCAGATCATAAAGTCCCTTTTCCTTCCTGCACAGAATGGCAATGGATAAATATCGACTTGGATTCGCCGTCGGTCATCCTGCTCCTGCAAACCAGTTCGATTAAGCCGACTTAACGGGCGAACAACCGCTCGAATTCCTCCGGCGAGGTGTAGCCGTTGACCCGCCAGCGGTGAACCATGGTCGGAGCGCCGGTCAGCTCGGCCGGTCCCGGGACGGTGGTAAAGGCCAGTTCATATCCCGCCCGCTCGACCATCTCCGCGATCTCGGCGTTGAAGTCGCCGTAGGGATAACAAAAGTAACGGACAGGCAGGCCCAGTGTTTCCTCCAGAGTAATGCGGGAGGTGCTGATTTCATCCCAGGCGACCGCGGGAGGGACCCGGGTCAGGCGGGGATGGTTGAGAGTATGCGAGCCGATCACCCAGCCTGCATTGGCCAGGTGCAGGAGCTCTTCCCGGTTCATCATCCCATTCGGTGGCTGCGTGGCGGCATCGAAGGAATTGGTCTTGCCGATGGTGTTGGCGACGACGAAGACGGTCGCCGTAAAGCCGTTCTCCTTGAGGATGGGAAAGGCATAAAGATAATTATCCCGGTACCCGTCGTCGAAGGTGATCAGAACAGGCCGCAACGGCAATTCCAGATCTCCGCGCATGGCCGCCGCCAGGTCCGCCGGGGTGATGCTGACATACTCCTGGCGGCGAAGGTAAGCCATCTGCCGGGCAAACTGGCGGGGGGTGACCCTGAGCCCTTTCCCGCCAGCCTGCCGGAAAGGACTGACCTTGTGGTACATCAGGACGGGAACGGAATCGCCGGTGGGCGCAGCCGCTTCCGGGGCGGGCCGTTTCCCGCCGGTGGCCGTGACGGCGAAAATCAGGGCGACGGCCAGGCAGATGCCGATGGGGAGCAACACCTGCTTCGGGATAGAGGTGCCGGAGCCAGCCAATGCTTTCCCCCCTGGATGAAACGTCATCCCTCCGGGACGACGACTATATTCGATGTCCAACGCCGTTTTCCCCCCGATTCTTACAGGATGGAATGGGTTATTTGCTCCCGGTCGAAAGAAGTTATGTTCAATTTGATCAGAGGTGCTATAATATTGGCAATATTCGGTCATTTGGCATTGGCTATTTAGCAGCGGGAGGTTGGGGAGCGATGGAAAACTATGACGTAACCATCGTCGGGGCGGGGCCTGCCGGCCTCACGGCGGGGATTTACGCCTCGCGAAGCGGTTTACGCACGCTATTGTTGGAACGGGCGGTACCGGGGGGGAAGGTGCAGATTACCGAGCGGATAGAAAACTACCCCGGCTTTGCGGCCGGAATAGACGGCCCGGCGTTGATCTCCCAGATCAAGGCGCAGGCCGAGCGGTTCGGGGTGGATATCAGGCGGGCGAACGTCACCGGCCTGCAGCCCGACGGCGGCGGGTTCAGGCTCAAGGCAGGGGGGGAAGATATCGCCGCGCGCACGGTCGTCATTGCCACCGGAACGGGACCGCGGCCCCTCGGTGTTCCCGGTGAAGCCCGCCTGGAGGGACGGGGCGTTTCCTACTGTGCGGTCTGCGACGCCGATATTTTCCGCGGCCGGGACATCGCCGTCGTGGGAGGAGGAGACTCCGCGATTAAGGAGGCTTTGTACCTCGCGCGCTATGCCCGCTCGGTCAGGGTCATCCACCGCCGGGGGGAACTGCGTGCCGCGAGGGTTTTGCAGGAGCGGGCGTTTGCCACTCCGAACCTCAGTTTCGTCTGGCAAACGGTGGTGGCCGAGGTAACCGGCAGCGATTGGGTCGACGGCGTGGTGGTGAGGAATGTCGCTTCCGGAGACCTGGACCGCCTGCCGGTCGAGGGGCTGGTCGTCTTCGCCGGAAACCGGCCCCACTCCCGCCTGGTAGAGAACCTGGTGGATCTGGACCACCTTGGCTTCATCATCACCGATGAAGATATGGGCACCCGCACCCCGGGGCTTTTTGCGGCCGGAGACGTGCGGCGGAAGTCGCTGCGGGACATCGTGACCGCCGTGGCCGACGGGGCCCTGGCCGCCCTGAATGCCCAGCGACACATCATGCGCCAAAAGCACACCCTTGCCTCCTGAACTCTCTCTTTCGCGGGCCGCCATCGCCCGCCGGTTCATCGCCGTTTGGGCCGGGTATTTTCCGTTGGCGTCCTCCAGGCAACCTTTCACCGTCTTTTTCTTCCGCCCTTGCCTGGTGGCGTGTATAATCCAGGAAAGAGAGTTTTGAATTATCTATCAATTTTAGCCCATTGTAAGGGGGATGGACCGTGGCTGTCAGGAAGGACACCACCATTGATACCCTGCTCGAGGAAAACCGTATTTTCTATCCCGACGAAAGCTTTACCGCCCAGGCCAATGTGCAGGACAAGGATATCTACGCCCAGGCACGCGCCGACCGCCTTGGTTTCTGGGCCGCCCAGGCCGAACACCTGGAGTGGTTCCGGAAGTGGGACCGGGTCCTGGACTGGAACCCGCCGTTCGCCAAGTGGTTTGTGAACGGCAAGCTCAACGTCACCTATAACTGCGTGGACCGTCACCTGAAAACCTGGCGGAAGAACAAGGCGGCCATCATTTTTGAAGGTGAGCCGGGAGACAGCCGGGTGCTAACGTACTGGGACCTCTACCGGGAGGTCAACCGCTTCGCGAATGTCCTCCGGGGCCTCGGGGTAGGCAAGGGTGATCGTGTAGCCATCTACATGCCTATGATCCCGGAACTGGCGATCGCCATGCTCGCCTGCGCCCGTATCGGGGCACCGCACAGCATCGTCTTCGGCGGCTTCTCGGCGGAGTCGCTGCGCGACCGGATCAATGACGCCGGGGCGAAACTGCTGATCACGGCCGACGGCGGCTGGCGCCGGGGAAAGATCGTCCCGCTGAAGCATAATGCCGATTCCGCCGTGGCCGAGACGCCCAGTATCGAGCATGTCCTCGTGGTGCGGCGTACCGGGCAGGAGGTGCCGATGCAGGAGGGTCGTGACCTTTGGTACCAGGACCTGGTCAGGGACGCCGAGGCGTACTGCCCATGCGAGGTTACGGATGCCGAGGATATGCTCTTTATCCTTTACACCAGCGGGACCACCGGCAAGCCCAAGGGCGTAGTACATACAACCGGGGGCTACCTGGTGGGGACTTCGGCCACGCACCGCATGGTCTTTGACATTAAAGACAGCGACGTTTACTGGTGTACGGCCGACATCGGCTGGATCACGGGGCACAGCTACGTGGTCTACGGACCCCTGGCCAACGGGGCCACGACCGTGATGTTTGAAGGCGCTCCCGACTGGCCGGACCAGGGCCGTTTTTGGCAGATTTGCGAAAAGTACGGGGTGAGTATCTTTTACACCGCCCCGACGGCGATCCGTTCCTTTATGAAGTGGGGCCGGCAGTGGCCGGCGAAACATGACCTTTCCAGCCTTCGCCTGCTCGGTACGGTAGGCGAGCCGATCAACCCCGAGGCCTGGATGTGGTATCACCAAAACATCGGCCGGGAGAAATGCCCCATCGTGGATACCTGGTGGCAGACCGAGACCGGCATGATCATGATCGCCCCGCTGCCGGGGATTACCCCGACCAAGCCGGGATCGGCCACCGTGCCTCTGCCGGGGGTCGAAGTCGATATCGTCGATAAGGAAGGCAACCCGGTGATGCTGGGCCAGGGAGGTCTCCTGGTCATCAAGGAACCCTGGCCGGCTATGCTCCGTACCGTTTACGGCGACGACCAGCGCTACGTCGATCAGTACTGGAGCCGCTTCAACGGCCTCTACTTCGCCGGTGACGGCGCGCGCCGCGATTACCACAGCTACTACTGGATCCTCGGCCGCGTCGACGATGTTATCAACGTCGCCGGCCACCGGTTGAGCACAATGGAGGTCGAGAGCGCCCTGGTTGACCACCCGGCGGTGGCCGAAGCGGCGGCGATCGGCAAGAACCACGCCATCAAAGGGCAGGCGGTGTCGGTGTTCGTAACCCTGCGGGCCCGCGCCTTTGCCGATCTGAAGAGCGGCGCCCGCACGCGGGCCGAGCTCCAGGATGAGCTGAAGGCTCACGTGGTCAAGAAGATCGGGGCCATCGCCCGCCCGGACGACATCTTCTTTACGGCGGAGTTGCCCAAGACCCGCTCCGGCAAGATCATGCGCCGCCTCTTACGGGACATCGCCGAGGGACGCGCCCTGGGTGACACCACCACCCTGGCCGATCCGGCCGTGATCGCCGAACTCAAACAAAAGTACGAGAGCCAGGAGTCGTAGGAGGATCGGGTCGGTAGGGGTCGTCCTCAGGGGTGCGGTTGTCACCTTTAACGTCGCCCTCGGGGGGATGAAAGGGATCACCTTCGCCCAGGGCTTCCCGTACCGGGTGAAAATATTCGCCATCGGAACCTGTAATAAACGTAGGAATATTAAGACTTGTTTGAAAGCAATACCCGTGCTATACTTACCCCGAGAGTTGAGGTACCCTTGCAGGTATACACGGTGAGGAGAGGATGGCGACGGGCGATGCCCTGGATGGCAGGTAACGTCGTAAGAAACCTTCTTCACGGACCGGTTACCCGTCCCTACCCCGCAGCGCGGCGCGAACCCTTTGCCGGGACACGCGGGAAGATCGCCTTTGAGGCCTCGAAATGCGAGTTCTGCGGGGATTGCGAGCGGGTTTGCCCCTCGCAGGCGATCATCCTTGATACCGTCTGGGATCAGGGGGACGGAGGCCACGAAACAACGTGGGTACGTATTTACCGGCCGCTACTCTGTATCTTTTGCGGGGTGTGCGTCGAGATCTGCGCGTACGGGGCCCTGACCATTGAAGAGGAACACCTGCCACCGACGGACCACAAAGTGGACGAACGGGGGTATATCCAATCCTGGTAGCCGTATCGACCCGGGAATGCCGCCGGAAGGCCAACCCTTTCATCAGAGGTTGCCTTCCGGTTTCATTTTGGCCCCCGACTTCGACAGGTGGCAGGACTGGGCCCCGGGAAGAGGGAATACAGTCAGGGAGAAAAGATTACGGGGGGAGAGGGGGCCTAAAATGGACGTTGATCAGGCGCTCAAGGTACCCCTCGAGGACGAGGGCTGGGTAAGCAAGGTCTTGATCGGCGGGGCCCTAACCTGGTCCCGATCACGGTGCCGGTTTGGTCTTGCCCATGGCCCCGGCGCACTACATGGCGACCGGACGGGCGGTGTGCCCCTTTGCCTGGGACATCCTACGCTTAATAGGACGAAGCCCCGGAAACTATATCGTAAGCTGGATTGTAACGTTCGGCCTTTCTCTACCGTCGGCTTAATCGGCGCGATACCGTTTCTCGGCTTTTTCCTTGCGGTGTTCGCCGGCTTCTACACGATACTCGTCGGGGCCGTCCTCTTCGGCGAGACCTACACCCGGGCGGCGAGCACCCTGGAACAGGTATAATCGTGGATAACACCGGCAGGTGTGGAATCCGCCGGTGCAGGATTTGCTTGCAGTGAGCAAGCGAAGGAGGCTCAACGGACGATGGCGTTCGCCCGGGGAAACAGGTCCGGGGTCCTGGAGAAGGTAAACGCGGCCCTGGCGGGCGAGGGCGTGGATGACCTTTTTCACCCGTCGCTGGTCCTTGTTACGGCGGGTGCCGCCGCGAACAGGGATGAGGCGGTGGCGATGGCCACCGTGGCGGGGCTGGTGAGCCGTTTTGCGGCCCTGCACCGGTCCGTGCCGGAGAGCGGGGTTCATGCGGCTCCAAGGGTGCTTTACGGGGACCATGCCCTGGCGCGCGTTTTCGCGCTCCTGGCGGAGTATCCGCGATGCGGCGGTTTGCCGCTTATGGCCCGGGCGATTAAAACGATGGCCGAGGGGGCGATGGCCGACCTGGCGGCACGGTTTACCGGGGAGCAGACGGAAGCCGATTACGTTTCACGGATGGGTCGGCTGTCGGCCGTCTTTACGGCTGCATGTTGCCAGCTCGGCGGCCAGGTGGCGCGGGCCCGGCCGGGTACGCTGAACGCCCTCTGGCGGGCCGGGTACGCCCTCGGGCTGGCCCGGGCGGCGGCTGAAGAGGTTCAGGACTGGCTGGCCTGGATGAAGGGATGCGGAAGTGCACCGCGTCTTGGTGAGGGCATACTGGGGCTGCCCGAGATTTACATGCTGCAGGACAAGATACACGGTCCCCTGTTGACGGCGATCCTGGCGGCCCGCCGGTTGGCGGAGGGGGACCTGCGCGCCGTGGCGCGCGGCCTGATGGCGTGCGGAGGATTGGATCGCGCCCGTACCTTTGTCCGGAGGCATTTAGCCCAGGCGCAGCACGCGTTGGACGATACGGCGGCCGTCAACTGCCGGCTGGCGGAAATGATTCGCGTCTAATCCCGCCCGCAAAAACATAATTGATACCCCCCCCTTTACATGGCATATTTGAGCCTTCGTGCATATTATGGAGCATCAAGGCCTTCGTGGTATCACTAAATGACCTTTAAACGGCGTAACGCACTGCAAAGCTGGTACAGCGCGCGGGACCCCAAACCGGCCTCGCGGAGGAGGGCGGCCGCCGTGTCTTGCAGCCCCTCGCGCCTGACCTTCGGATCGGATAGATAAAGGGCGGGCAGGCCACGGACCACCATCTGGTGAAAGCCGGGCCGCGGAAGGGAACCCGCGGCCGCCAGCGCCCGCCGCAGGAAAAGGAGCATGCGCGCCTCGGCCGTTTCGGGGGACGGATAGTAGGAAACAAAGTTCAGGTCACCGCCGTCGCGATCCTCGGCCTGGTCGATAAAGTAGTCGAGCAGGATGTGGAGGCCGGCGATCCAGGGAAAATAGACCCCGGTGATCGCTCGAACATCCCGGTCGGTCAGCCCGGGCCGCGCCGCGGCGGCGAAAAGGGCGAACATGCCCAGGGTTGAGCCGCTGGCGGCTGCGAATTCCCACCAGTAGAGGTCGGGATAGCGGGCCTTATACGTCTCAAACCAGCTGGTGAGCAGCGGAAGGCGCCGGTCAACTTCGGTATGCTTGTAGACCTGGAGGTCGGCGTAGAGACCGACCAGGTGTTTCACCTCGGCCTTAGCCGCCGGGTAGGAAGGCAGGGCACGCAGGACGCTGCGGCATTCAACAACCAGAGCCCGCAGGTAACCGCCGTCGTCCCGGAGCGGGTAGCGGGCGTAGAAGTCGCCTATCGGTTCATCGGGGTCCACCGCGCAGAGCATCGCCCGGTGGAGATGGCGAAAGGCCCCCTGGTCCTGGCAGCCCGCCCGGTCGCAGAGGTTGTCCAGATAATCGCTTATGGTCTGAAGGGCGACAATCAGCCGCACCAGGTCGCGGCGCAACGCTCCGTAGTAGAGGGCATAAACGGCCCCGCCCTGGCAGTGGAAGCGCTTGTAACGGATGCTGAGCGTGGCCTGCCGCGCCAGTTCCTTTTCAGGACAGGCGGTGAGACGGGCCCGCCACCGCGAAAGCTGGCGGTTTACCTCCGGCAACAGCCCCGAAAGGATGCGGCCGACGGTAGCCAAGGGGG
The DNA window shown above is from Thermoanaerobacterales bacterium and carries:
- a CDS encoding FAD-dependent oxidoreductase, encoding MENYDVTIVGAGPAGLTAGIYASRSGLRTLLLERAVPGGKVQITERIENYPGFAAGIDGPALISQIKAQAERFGVDIRRANVTGLQPDGGGFRLKAGGEDIAARTVVIATGTGPRPLGVPGEARLEGRGVSYCAVCDADIFRGRDIAVVGGGDSAIKEALYLARYARSVRVIHRRGELRAARVLQERAFATPNLSFVWQTVVAEVTGSDWVDGVVVRNVASGDLDRLPVEGLVVFAGNRPHSRLVENLVDLDHLGFIITDEDMGTRTPGLFAAGDVRRKSLRDIVTAVADGALAALNAQRHIMRQKHTLAS
- a CDS encoding 4Fe-4S binding protein, which produces MPWMAGNVVRNLLHGPVTRPYPAARREPFAGTRGKIAFEASKCEFCGDCERVCPSQAIILDTVWDQGDGGHETTWVRIYRPLLCIFCGVCVEICAYGALTIEEEHLPPTDHKVDERGYIQSW
- a CDS encoding polysaccharide deacetylase family protein, whose amino-acid sequence is MAGSGTSIPKQVLLPIGICLAVALIFAVTATGGKRPAPEAAAPTGDSVPVLMYHKVSPFRQAGGKGLRVTPRQFARQMAYLRRQEYVSITPADLAAAMRGDLELPLRPVLITFDDGYRDNYLYAFPILKENGFTATVFVVANTIGKTNSFDAATQPPNGMMNREELLHLANAGWVIGSHTLNHPRLTRVPPAVAWDEISTSRITLEETLGLPVRYFCYPYGDFNAEIAEMVERAGYELAFTTVPGPAELTGAPTMVHRWRVNGYTSPEEFERLFAR
- the acs gene encoding acetate--CoA ligase, translated to MAVRKDTTIDTLLEENRIFYPDESFTAQANVQDKDIYAQARADRLGFWAAQAEHLEWFRKWDRVLDWNPPFAKWFVNGKLNVTYNCVDRHLKTWRKNKAAIIFEGEPGDSRVLTYWDLYREVNRFANVLRGLGVGKGDRVAIYMPMIPELAIAMLACARIGAPHSIVFGGFSAESLRDRINDAGAKLLITADGGWRRGKIVPLKHNADSAVAETPSIEHVLVVRRTGQEVPMQEGRDLWYQDLVRDAEAYCPCEVTDAEDMLFILYTSGTTGKPKGVVHTTGGYLVGTSATHRMVFDIKDSDVYWCTADIGWITGHSYVVYGPLANGATTVMFEGAPDWPDQGRFWQICEKYGVSIFYTAPTAIRSFMKWGRQWPAKHDLSSLRLLGTVGEPINPEAWMWYHQNIGREKCPIVDTWWQTETGMIMIAPLPGITPTKPGSATVPLPGVEVDIVDKEGNPVMLGQGGLLVIKEPWPAMLRTVYGDDQRYVDQYWSRFNGLYFAGDGARRDYHSYYWILGRVDDVINVAGHRLSTMEVESALVDHPAVAEAAAIGKNHAIKGQAVSVFVTLRARAFADLKSGARTRAELQDELKAHVVKKIGAIARPDDIFFTAELPKTRSGKIMRRLLRDIAEGRALGDTTTLADPAVIAELKQKYESQES
- a CDS encoding phenylacetate--CoA ligase; this encodes MECLPAGERRKIQLERLQALVRRVYETVPHYQRALREHGLRPGDIKSLDDLPRLPLTTKDDLRASYPFGLFAARLKDIVRIHASSGTTGKPTVVGYTRADIETWSEVMARSLSAAGVGADDVIQNAYGYGLFTGGLGLHYGSEKVGATVIPMSVGNTRRQVMLMGDFGVTALACTPSYALHLAEVIDDLEVERSRLRLRVGIFGAEPWSTNLGREIEKKLGIVAMDIYGLSEIMGPGVAMECPYKQGLHVWDDHFLPEIIDPETGEPLPYGEKGELVITTLTKEGFPLLRYRTRDVTILHDEPCPCGRTHVRMERIMGRTDDMLIIRGVNVFPSQVESALLEAGQAEPHYLLVVDRSGPLDYLEIWVEVSERYFADEVRELERLEQAFKRAIESILGISVKIKLVEPKTIERSQGKAKRVVDRRDVYKD
- a CDS encoding polyprenyl synthetase family protein is translated as MAFARGNRSGVLEKVNAALAGEGVDDLFHPSLVLVTAGAAANRDEAVAMATVAGLVSRFAALHRSVPESGVHAAPRVLYGDHALARVFALLAEYPRCGGLPLMARAIKTMAEGAMADLAARFTGEQTEADYVSRMGRLSAVFTAACCQLGGQVARARPGTLNALWRAGYALGLARAAAEEVQDWLAWMKGCGSAPRLGEGILGLPEIYMLQDKIHGPLLTAILAARRLAEGDLRAVARGLMACGGLDRARTFVRRHLAQAQHALDDTAAVNCRLAEMIRV
- a CDS encoding phenylacetate--CoA ligase, whose protein sequence is MIWDRIETLPREDLERLQLERLRTVVRRVYQQVPFYRRLLGERGLKPNAIKSLDDIRLLPFTTKADLRDNYPFGLFAVPREKLVRIHASSGTTGRPTVVGYTRKDLATWSDLVARVAILAGVTPRDTVQICFSYGLFTGGFGLHYGLERVGATVIPASAGNTARQIRLMQDFGTTALVSTPSYALYMAEQMEETGIDPRHLRVRLGLFGGEPWSEGMRAAIERRWGMKATDNYGMSELTGPGVAGECHLACGMHIAEDHFIPEIIDPETGEPLPPGEEGELVITTLTKEALPLLRYRTRDITRLDYAPCACGRTTVRMQRTSGRTDDMLIIRGVNVFPSQVAEVISDIPGVGPEYLMVVDRKNFLDDLEVQVELAADYFTGEYRDLEVLEAAVRNRLQAVLSLTPRVKLVEYRSLERTTGKARRVIDKRN
- a CDS encoding tetraprenyl-beta-curcumene synthase family protein, yielding MSLVKRQPPSPLATVGRILSGLLPEVNRQLSRWRARLTACPEKELARQATLSIRYKRFHCQGGAVYALYYGALRRDLVRLIVALQTISDYLDNLCDRAGCQDQGAFRHLHRAMLCAVDPDEPIGDFYARYPLRDDGGYLRALVVECRSVLRALPSYPAAKAEVKHLVGLYADLQVYKHTEVDRRLPLLTSWFETYKARYPDLYWWEFAAASGSTLGMFALFAAAARPGLTDRDVRAITGVYFPWIAGLHILLDYFIDQAEDRDGGDLNFVSYYPSPETAEARMLLFLRRALAAAGSLPRPGFHQMVVRGLPALYLSDPKVRREGLQDTAAALLREAGLGSRALYQLCSALRRLKVI